Below is a window of Sulfurisphaera ohwakuensis DNA.
ATTTCGTATAAATTATTGCTAATCTTTTTAGAGTATAAAATTTCAGAATAAATCAACTTTTGCTACCCAAAATTTGTTTTAGAATTTCATTTTCGTCTATTACTGTATCACAGTATACGCATTTCATTTTTAACGGTTTTTCACTTATTTTCTTAAATTCTGGCATTGCCTCAACATCATTGTTGGTAATGCACATTAAGTTAGTACATTTTAGGAGACCTTTAACAACATCTGGTATCTTTAGTTTCTTTTTCTCAACTACCTCGTAATCTCTAATTATGTTTATTGTAGCAGTAGGTGCTATTAACGTTATTAGGTTAGCTTCTTTTTCATCTACCTCTTTATTCTCGATCTTTACAATATCTTTCTTACCCATCTTTTTGCTTTCTACATTCATAACCAGAGCTATTCTATAACCTTCTGCAATTTTTAATATTCTAAGTACAGCTAAAGCTCTTCCTGCCGGTATGTGGTCTATTACTGTGCCATTTTTAATTTTACTTACTATTAGTTCTTTTTTATTAACGGTCTCCATTTTATTCACCTACAATCTTATGGAAGATTGCCATTCTTACTGGAACAGCGTAAGAAGCTTGCTCAAAATACTTAGCTTGAGGAGTCTTATCTACTTCTCTACTAATCTCGTTGACTCTAGGCAATGCGTGTAAAATTATTGCATCTTTCCTCATTTTGGATACTAAATTCATGTCTACCACATAACTTTCCTTAACTTTTTCATACTCACTTTCATCTGGGAATCTCTCTTTTTGAATTCTAGTAACATACAGCACATCTATCTCTTCAATAACCTCATTATAATCAATAACTTCTCTGTAAGGATAATTCAATTCTTCTAATATTTCTTTTCTAGCAGATAATTGTGGAGGAGAGATCAAGTAAACTTTTTTTGGCTTAAATCTTGTTAGTGCTCTTAAAAAGCTATTAACTACTCTAGCATACCTAAGATCTCCCATTAAGCCGAATGTTAAACCGTCTATGTTTTTGAAATTTCTATAAATTGTGTAAAAATCTATAACTGTCTGTGTTGGATGTTCATGTTTCCCATCCCCTGCGTTAATCACGGGTATTTCTGAAATTTCTGAAGCAAATTTTGCTGCTCCATCGAATTTATGTCTAATCACTATCATATCAGCATAATTGTTTAGCATTCTAATTGTATCAGCTAGATTTTCTCCCTTTGCAATAGAAGTGCCTTCCTCTCCAGAAAATCCTATAGTTGATGCTCCTAGGTTTATTGCTGCTTTACTAAAGCTTAAATACGTTCTAGTACTAGGTTCAAAGAATGCTAATGCTACAGTTTTCTCTTTCAATATTTTTGGAAATATTGGCATATTTCGTAATTTATCAGTCAATTCGAATAATTCATCAAAATCGCTTTTTGAAAAATCATATACTGATATTATATCCTTCACAAATGCCCTTTATTTA
It encodes the following:
- the pyrI gene encoding aspartate carbamoyltransferase regulatory subunit: METVNKKELIVSKIKNGTVIDHIPAGRALAVLRILKIAEGYRIALVMNVESKKMGKKDIVKIENKEVDEKEANLITLIAPTATINIIRDYEVVEKKKLKIPDVVKGLLKCTNLMCITNNDVEAMPEFKKISEKPLKMKCVYCDTVIDENEILKQILGSKS
- the pyrB gene encoding aspartate carbamoyltransferase; its protein translation is MKDIISVYDFSKSDFDELFELTDKLRNMPIFPKILKEKTVALAFFEPSTRTYLSFSKAAINLGASTIGFSGEEGTSIAKGENLADTIRMLNNYADMIVIRHKFDGAAKFASEISEIPVINAGDGKHEHPTQTVIDFYTIYRNFKNIDGLTFGLMGDLRYARVVNSFLRALTRFKPKKVYLISPPQLSARKEILEELNYPYREVIDYNEVIEEIDVLYVTRIQKERFPDESEYEKVKESYVVDMNLVSKMRKDAIILHALPRVNEISREVDKTPQAKYFEQASYAVPVRMAIFHKIVGE